The region TTCTGCCTGATGCCACCCCGCCGCATCACCTGCTTGCGCAGGACAGGCCGGATGGCAACTGGCGGGATAACGTCATTCTGCTTTACAGTTTTTCAAAGGCGTATTGTATTCCGGGCCATCGTCTCGGTGCCGTCACCGCCGGGGCGGATATCATCGCTGAAATGGCCAAGGTGATGGATAATATCCAGATCTGTGCGCCCCGGGCAGCCCAGCGTGCCGTAGCCCCGATGATAGACGCGCTCACCGGATGGCGGCAGGAGAACAGCCGCATGATCGCCACCCGCGCCCGCCTCTTCAGGGATGTGTTTGAACATCTGGACGGCTGGGAGATTGCCTCGCTTGGGGCGTATTTCGGCTATGTAAGCCACCCCGGGCAAGGGGACAGTATCAAAGTGGCCGAAGACCTTGTTTCACGCACAGGGGTCCTCACCATTCCCGGGGGATTTTTCGGCCGTGGTCAGGAAAGATATCTGCGTTTTGCCTTTGCCAATGCCGGAGAGGAGGCCATTTCAAGCCTTCCCCGGCGTCTTGAGGCGTTCAAGGGCTAGATCAGGATGCCGCTCTTGCGTATTTCTTGCGCTCATGGGCAAAAAGATGAATTTTCCTGAGCCGCAGATTCTTCGGCGTCACTTCAAGCACTTCATCTTCGTTGATATAGGCCATCATCTCTTCGAGCGACATGCGCCTGGGCGGGGTGAGCACCACGGCTTCATCGCTTCCCGAAGCGCGGACATTGGTGAGTTTCTTGCCTTTGAGAACATTGACCTCAAGATCATTGTCGCGGCTGTGTTCGCCCACGATCATGCCCATATAGACCGGTTCCTGCGGGTGAATGAACATCATGCCGCGATCCTGCAGGTTGAAAAGGGCATAGGCGACAGCCTCGCCCTGGTCATTGGCAATGAGCGCTCCGTTGCGGCGGCCGGGAATATCGCCCCGCCATGGCGCGTAGTCGTGAAATAATCTGTTAAGAACTCCGGTTCCGCGGGTTTCGGTAAGAAACCGGGACTGATAGCCGATCAACCCCCGGGATGGTGCATGGAAGACAAGACGTGTCTTGCCTGCCCCGGCACTGCGCATATCCACCATTTCACCCTTGCGGCGGTTGAGGCTGTCGATCACCGATGACGCATAGCCTTCATCAACATCGATGATGACTTCTTCGACGGGCTCCATCTTCATGCCGCCGTCTTCGCGCAGCAGCACCCGGGGGCGTGATACCGTCATCTCGAACCCTTCCCGCCGCATGGTTTCGATCAGCACGCCGAGCTGAAGCTCGCCCCGCCCGCCGATCTCGAACGCATCCTTGCCCGCACTTTCGCGAAAGGTGATGGCAACATTGGTCTCGGCCTCGGCGAGAAGACGTTCCCGGATCATGGTTGAGGTCACCTTGGTGCCTTCGCGTCCGGCATAGGGGCTGTCATTGACCGTGATCGTCACCGCCATGGTCGGCGGGTCGATCGGCGTTGAAGGAACCGGCGCATCCAGCCCCGGCGCGCCCAGCGTATCCGATACGGATGCCTTGGCCAGCCCGGCGACACAGATGATATCCCCGGCGGCGGCTTCCTTCACCGGCACCCGTTCCGTGCCTTCAAATCGAAGCAGTTTCGTGAGCCTGCCCTGTTCCACCACCTTGCCGTCAAGACCGATCGCTTTTACCATGTCATTGACCGAAGCCTTGCCCTGGACAATCCGTCCTGTCAGGCAGCGGCCGAGGAAAGGGTCACGGTCCAGAAGCGTTGCCAGCATGGCAAAAGGCTTGTCTTCCGGCAGGCCCGGCGGCGGGACATGGGCGATGATCAGATCCAGAAGCGGATGCAGATTCTCCCGCGGCTTGCTCAGCTCATCGACGCACCAGCCATCACGGCCGGACGCATAGAGAATGGGGAAATCCAGCTGCTCATCGCTGGCATCGAGCGCAACGAAGAGATCAAAGACTTCATTCACCACCTCATCGGGGCGGGCGTCGCTGCGATCGATCTTGTTGATGATGACGATGGGGCGGAGCCCCTGGGCCAGCGCCTTGCCAAGGACAAATTTGGTCTGGGGCATCGGCCCTTCGGCGGCATCGGTCAGCAGGATCACGCCATCGGCCATGTGAAGCACGCGTTCAACCTCGCCCCCGAAATCGGCATGGCCGGGGGTGTCGATGATATTGATTCGCATCTCACCCCAGCGAATTGAGGTCGGCTTGGCCAGAATGGTGATCCCGCGTTCCTTTTCAAGGTCGCCCGTATCCATGAGCCGTTCGGCCACGGTTTGGCCTTCGCGGAACATGCCTGCCTGTTTCATGATGCTGTCGATGAGCGTTGTCTTGCCATGATCAACATGGGCGATGATGGCAATATTGCGCAAGTTCGGGTTCATGCTCTATCCTCGGTGGGCTGGTGCTGGCCGGATACCTACCGCGACTGCCGCCAAAAGGCCAGCGGAAAAGATATCGTGGCGCACCGCCACCAGGAAGGAGAGTTCATATGTTTGATGAAGCCATCGGCCGCAAAGAGACATCCGAAGACAGAATTGACCGGGCGCGCATGGCCCAGGCCGCGGCGATGCTCGGTCTCGGGGAGGAAGGGATCAACGCCCTTGCCCGTGATGGCGCGCCGTTGCCGCCGCTCTTTCATCTCTTTTTCACCAACAACCCCACCGACGCCACGCGGCTTTCCCCCGACGGGCATGAGATTCTCGGCCGTTTCATCCCTGATGTGACGACGGCCGGCCCGTTTCATCGCCGGATGTGGGCCGCGGGCGACATGCGCTTTGAAGGGTCCATCACCGTGGGGGAGACGATCCGCCGCGTTTCCACCATCACCGCCATTGCCAGGAAGGAGGGCAGCACCGGCCCGCTTGTTTTCGTGACCGTGGACCGGGAGATGGAAGGCAGAGCCGGAAAGGTGATGGAAACCCGCACCATCGTCTATCGTGAGAAGGGCCAGGGTGACGCCCCGGACAGCCTGCCCCTCAAGGGGGATGAGACGCTCACCGAAAAGGCGGCCTGGCGTCCCGATCACGGCCAGCTTTTCCGGTTTTCCGCCCTCACCTGGAACACCCACCGGATTCA is a window of Alphaproteobacteria bacterium LSUCC0684 DNA encoding:
- the typA gene encoding translational GTPase TypA, which produces MNPNLRNIAIIAHVDHGKTTLIDSIMKQAGMFREGQTVAERLMDTGDLEKERGITILAKPTSIRWGEMRINIIDTPGHADFGGEVERVLHMADGVILLTDAAEGPMPQTKFVLGKALAQGLRPIVIINKIDRSDARPDEVVNEVFDLFVALDASDEQLDFPILYASGRDGWCVDELSKPRENLHPLLDLIIAHVPPPGLPEDKPFAMLATLLDRDPFLGRCLTGRIVQGKASVNDMVKAIGLDGKVVEQGRLTKLLRFEGTERVPVKEAAAGDIICVAGLAKASVSDTLGAPGLDAPVPSTPIDPPTMAVTITVNDSPYAGREGTKVTSTMIRERLLAEAETNVAITFRESAGKDAFEIGGRGELQLGVLIETMRREGFEMTVSRPRVLLREDGGMKMEPVEEVIIDVDEGYASSVIDSLNRRKGEMVDMRSAGAGKTRLVFHAPSRGLIGYQSRFLTETRGTGVLNRLFHDYAPWRGDIPGRRNGALIANDQGEAVAYALFNLQDRGMMFIHPQEPVYMGMIVGEHSRDNDLEVNVLKGKKLTNVRASGSDEAVVLTPPRRMSLEEMMAYINEDEVLEVTPKNLRLRKIHLFAHERKKYARAAS
- a CDS encoding MaoC family dehydratase N-terminal domain-containing protein; the protein is MFDEAIGRKETSEDRIDRARMAQAAAMLGLGEEGINALARDGAPLPPLFHLFFTNNPTDATRLSPDGHEILGRFIPDVTTAGPFHRRMWAAGDMRFEGSITVGETIRRVSTITAIARKEGSTGPLVFVTVDREMEGRAGKVMETRTIVYREKGQGDAPDSLPLKGDETLTEKAAWRPDHGQLFRFSALTWNTHRIHYDADHCRHTEGYPDIITHGPFTAMHLALLAAGGLGPAAGDALISGGADRMATGDASARRLSRFRFRGTQALYVARRVGLCASDDFTRLEARNHQGQQAMTATAEFTPAG